From the genome of Nicotiana sylvestris chromosome 1, ASM39365v2, whole genome shotgun sequence:
caatcaactaaccacctgcctggatctcaatatatcaacaacaaccttgttagtgactagggctttaacaaattggtaatcacacattttggggaatgaattcacctaagcagttaatcatttctattatgcatttgattggctgcttgcgtcatcccgacttttccttattttcatttgcaacttctcttttctctctttttgccTTTCCTTTCTTGATCTCACACGGTTTCCGCCCCATAGTTtcttgtttttttctcttttcttttcttgtttttctcttgtttttcctctttttttttggttatggtcgaatcctatggagattgcctacgtatcatgaccccgcatgaatcagaccgagcgtagttctaggagataagtgtgaaagtaaataataaaacattttgggattttcaattttcataaaaaaacaaatgctttgattacaaagactcaaaaccaacaaactccaaaagaaactaacagactctgatgcaaagacgaaatacagactccaaatataaactatcatactcccacaaaagaaaatacagactcgaaaacaactgacagactccagcagaaagaaaatacagactcaaaacaactgacagactctaacggaaaaggaaatacagactcaaatgaaaaatcatgaatacattaatgctcctggtacccgagggacatcattcggtctcgccgcgggcctatatgaaagatccctttgaagtctatccaagtcactcattatctgtttaacaaatgtcctcactgccgcgaagaaggtggtgcaATTCGTATTCTCacaggcttggcacttcacaacaatgtaatcggctatggttctaattctctctcttatgactcctttttcttgcaacaaacgcctgaTCTGCTGGgcccctggcttccaaagtttgctcggccacatgattctgctcctgaagttgttgtaaatccatttctaattgtgccaatgctgtataacaatgttctctttctgccttaaaatcttttgcctgcttgatcactTTGTTCTCTTCGGCAACGACCCTTTTAtttaatcccgcgacctcattgtcgtacttttctttcaacttcTTGACCAGGTGTGCTCGTTCAtccgcatttttagccaattacttttgagccctggctagttcactttcttctttgttcaaatcaaaactatagtcactcactttctgcctcagattatctatgagtttttcatctttggcacttctgaTGGGATCTTTTgccgctatttttattttctgaatctgggctcgaagagcctcattttctttggtcagctttttcttttccccttcatctgccgcggcttgcaagctattttcgaattgaagttctttgacttgtttttccaactttcctattgtggccctgtactcattctccttggccaaccaagcccattgttcttgtgacgcctcgacAAATTCCTGAAGGTGAGGTCATTtggccggcctcccaaactcaatttctcttctATACCAAGCCTTATACCCCAGTGAAACCTTACCTTTGGATCGATCATGTACACAGGTATTtactgttaagtattgacattcgctccaaatttggcggactgttgcttcatgaaactgaccattagatccgatctcgactacttgggaaCTAAGATCTTAATCTCTCgaaactatttggcatctccccagctgcctcaaaacccgatatggggcgtaaggctggatactcccGAGTCAcatcaagaggaaatgaggcccggtggctggcatgtatatgatctcatccacaggcaaccacccaaatgtccactctatttggttaTGGAGGCGTGCTACccactctgtgaccccttctggcaagCTGATCCCTTCAACCCTCatataaaattcttctatgcatgttttctctgtcgacccataactcaaaAATTGAGGACGAcggcataggtgttcgatcatccacatttgcagcaATACgctgcacccctcaaaaaagtctcctACGGCTTTACAggttgtgagagcgcggaagatttcggCTACTATCATGGGTACGAGGGTACTGTTGTCCTGAGTGAGCacagtgctgacaaccccagttactcgtatgtcaatattcccatcttttctaggaaacaccaaaagtcccaaaaagaccaccataaatgcaaaacacctgtgttcttcccatttaaggcggtttcctttgctgcagattttgttcTATGGCTTGTTGAACCTCCCTATATGACCGTATATGTTGTATATAAATTGagagtacaaaaaccagctgccaagtctgggttgtggaccccctgcttattttcaaggAATCTAGGAACATGTGTACGGCTACGACCCTCAGAGCGATCatgtactggtgtctcagaggaactttgggacccccaatgtatccggctatttcttccaatgttggggtaaattcaaaatctgagaaatgaaatacgttgtgggccgggtcccagaattAACCAATGCATTTATAATGTCTCCCCTAGGATTAATTTTCAACAACCCAGTGAGGCCCCCCAAATATAGATTGACCGTGTCTCGCCCTAACTCAcccaaatcatcccaccatatatgcaactccaaagggatcttgttcatgattgttattggcaaattttgacttgtgctcattctgcacatttattaaggtggttAGGCAAAAAATCATGGTTTACTCTATTTTGACTCAAAATCAAAGCTGACACTTTTTTTTTCAGATTCTTACttctaaaacaaaacaaaactaaaaaaaccCAGCTTGTGCAAATACGGTCTTTCAGCACTTCCAgaggaagattttaaggctgtgcccgCTAGCTGGccaaaaattggaaaaaagaCACAAGGTGGCCGTTCTTGcaaaaaacagccttccggcatccttttggggacattcggctatttttgacaaaaatggcatcaccttacctatttataataaattttttgttctttttggctatttttgcaaaaggaaagttggacccaatgggggttgcctacgtatcccacaccttgtgagaatcaaactgacgtagttcgggcaattttgacaaaataaaaccaactatttttcctttctaaaacacaaatattttcccttttttttcttttctttgaaaaccACAAAAttccctctctttttttcaaaatttcggcagagtttcggtatgtttTGGGACATTGGTTTAATAGGCACTTATCCCTCTCAACCATCTCATTAACCTTTCTAAATTTTCcttataagccggtcaacatgcaaatccgaagcaaatgaatgcacaagtagcaagtaagatgcatcataatggtctttacatttcgggtacacctatcctagacagacccaacccctgtgttgagtctccaaagtcaaatgcacatgatgcaaacaaacgttcctactagagatccggtATGAAGCTAtattattctaggttcaaaaacctgggtatgtgttctagactgtgtacccgagcagacaactcgagccgaggaggggctacgtaccgggaaccaaaaggccatccggcttagtaacttgtccgagcctctttcttatttcaaagtatgacactaacagaatagggagtctcgaccagcgagcacatccccgaagatgagaagagaagggtttcgtagtagtttatatacagttcagataatatcaaagcggtaaaagcaacatttagcacattaggcctaaacatgtaataaaatcagataatagataaaaccaaatacaacaattcatctaagctcaaattctcaaccctgaaccagagattctgggttcgatccccatcagagtcgccagcgctgtcacacctccttttttactacacccctcGAGAAggggtatatgggagttttttccaattaaattgacaatcgaaacgggatttattttattaaaagattcagagtcgccacttaggataatttatggtgtcccaagttaccggttcaaatcccgagtcgaggaaaaaggttgactctgtattatagtccgcgaaccagaaatccgggtaaagaattctgttaacccgggagaaggtgttaggcattcccgagttccgtggttctagcacggtcgctcaactgttatattcggcttaattatctgattttaaacaattatgaacctacacaaattttaactttttatcctcttttattcattttttagagaaaattgcaacgtcattaaaacacgtctcaaaccacgtcacataaatgcacccatgatctttgacatattttaacattgttgtgatttgaatttgggtcacataaatgcgcacccaaatttaggaaagtaatattattaaactaacgcgcctaaagcaattacgaatttgcaactttgcgagggccatgaaaattcgctaaatggcacgcctcgatttctaagaataaacaaaattaattaaacgagggccatgcagTTGTCATTTTTGTTCGGCACGACGCACCTCGATTTATTATAAAAACAATACTTAATTAAACAGGCCTAAGATGTTTGAGCCTATTCTGGATTAAGACTCAAATTGCTTTTAATGGTCATAAACCCAAGTGAGATCAGCAGGTATTTTAATTACATGAAGAGGTTTGGGCCAATGCAACTATTAATTAAGAGCTGGTTCGAATAAAAAGAACATAAGCATTAGCATATACAAGGCCCTGCTCGTGAAAGGACCTTAGACTTGGGCCTGGGGAGAGCCCAAGTTTTTTCACGAACTGACTCGGCATCGAGTCTAGATGGAGCCTCATCAACCAAATTCGAGTAAGGAAATTGGACTCCAAATGACCGTTACAGAATCACGAAGAACGAATCTACTGAGTCAACATCGTGAACAAACAAACCATTAACATTCTCGAAATAGCCAAATATATAAAGTTCAAGCCCTTATCAATTGAATCTGTCAAGCTGTTATTACAATTCCTAAGCAGATTATTCGAATCTACACTAACATGATTCCCCAAACCTAGCACACGTATACTAACATATATTACACTTTAtctcattttccttgccttaaatCATCATTCTCAAACAACTTCAAACCAGCAGttgattttcaaaataaaacattcAACTAATACTCATATCATACAGCTTAATCTATCAAACAGTAACATGAAATCCTGGACATATCATTAGGCCTCAATATTCAAATGAGCAGCAAAGGCATAAGGGATTTGACACCATACGCTTAGCTAACACTGCTTAATAACAAAATTTAGCTAATGATCAATATTTTTATCAAGTTCCATTTCTCAACAGTCCAAGACCAGCTATAATAGTAAGAGATTCAAAAACAAGCAACATTTAACTACAAGGGCTCTACTAACTCCAAACAGATGCAAGCTGACTAAGAGTTCTCATGTTGAACATACAATGCATCAATTAACTCCAAAAAGACTGAAACTGAACTAAAGGATTTGAATATGTAGAAGCCATATTTAGAACTCCAGATTTTATTTCACTTCAATATCAAGCCTCATGTGAGGTGAGTCTAGAAACATGTACCTGGAATatgaaatgaaagaaagcaaGAGGAGGTCAGTAGCCAAGCAGCAAAGTAGCAGAACCCAACAACTAGGAATAACCAATAAAACCAAACTCGAACCCAAGAGTGAGGTGCAACAGTCCAAAAAACAATTTCAATTGAACAGTGACCTCAacaacttcaaatcaaacttcCACAAACCCAAGTTCAATCCATTTTAACCCCCAAATGATTCAGGAATTACTTCAGAGACTAAATTGTAACCAATAAATGCAGAAGAGAATCAATGAAACAATGATATTTAGTATTTCCAGCCGTTTTCCATTTTTTTCCTGATTTTTTTCTCTTCAAtccctgccttgaaaggcaagaaaaccatgcatttataggcaaggaagtaggGCAGCTTAAAGAAAATCAGATTTGCAATTAGACCCttttcatgttttcattttttgcCTAGATATCCCTATTTAGTTTTCAAAGTTTCAAAACAATCCCCAAGTCAGCTTCTAAGAAGCTTCCTAATCTGTTATAGAAAGATTCCCCTAAGCAAATACCCAAAACTACCCCCCATACCCCTGTTATTTACACTCAACAACTCATAGGTCAAGCTGACCCAAAGACCTGATTTGATACGGGTTAATAATCCAGGTTCAGTTCCTTCTTGGGCTTCTGATTCCTCAGAGTCCAATTAAAATCAAACGATGACTCCAATTTTGAGAAACTGACCCAAACTTTCCCTAAACAAAGAAGCCTGGAACCATTTGTTTAAAAACAGCCGAAACCAAAAGCAAACTGAATGAACTAACCAGTACAATTTCATAACaacaaattaattaaatcatGGGCCTAATTTCATTCACTAAGTGATTAAACTGATGATGAAACCATAATTATGCTATTATTACAAAGACTTGGACAAACAAGACAGGGCAGACTAAAGAAATAAGATAATCAAGCTCCACAACGACAAAGAGGAAAATAGAACAAGAAATGGAACCAATTTGAACTCGGAAAAACCCTCAAACAAACTTCGACCAAACCAAAAGAGAAGGGATGAGGAGGAAGATGAAACAGTGAAAGAAGATAAAATACATTACGAGGAGGCACTTACCGAATCAAAGCTCGAAACCTAATTGATACTGATTTAAACGAAAAGTGATGTTACCCAGTTGTTCTTTGTAAAAAACAAGTGAACAACATCACTTTCGTGTTTAATCAACCTTCAACCTTCAGAAAAACAAGGGCAAGTAGCCATGCAAGCCACGAAATCAAAGATTGAACCATTTTGACTTCTTGGGGCTTCGAGCTCTATCCTTAGATTCAGGATTCGACGGATTTGGGAAGGATTCGAGGGATATGGGttagggatttggaaagagggggtcATGGGGGTTTCAGGGTGTTACTTTGGGGGCGGTTCGGGGTGGCACCGCCAGGCAGACGCGGTGGAAAAAGGGGCGACTCTAGGTTTTGAGTTCGACTCTCTGAAGATAGGGCGAGAAAGATGAGatgaaaaggggggggggaggcGTTTGGACAATAATATACCTACGAATCCCCACTTCTCAACTGTTTGATCTCACAACCTCGACGGCTGAGATCAAAACTAacctaaacggggtcgtttgggttggGATGGGGCTGGACCGGGTAAGAATTGTGTTTGGGCTGGGTTCATACGGGTTCTGGTGGGAAATCTCTTGGGCTTGGGGAAACTTATAATGCTTGGCCCAGAACTGAATTCTTTCTTTTCcattcttatttcttttttaattccttttctctttttttttcgaaaaaaaaatcaaagttaaatcctaaaaccaaattaacctatcaaaacactaattaaacctagataataattatcacaattaattaaaaactaaacttaaaggaaaaataccaaaatcaaaagctaaagtaaaaaatgtgcaaaataaactatttttgtgattaatttttttttcatttttataaaataactaatttaccacctaatgtaaaattaaatccttcgtgcaaatgcaatatatttttgtattttttcattaattaaataaaaatgcacagacaattgcaaacaattatcagaaaatgccacaaaatccacaaaagtgcaaataatgaaaagaaattattttgttttgaaattatggaGGTAATTTATATAGGgcaaaaagcacgtgctcacaaggTACACGATAAGAGATACATCGTAAGATATTCTTTTAACGTAGAGTTTTCTTTTTTACAGTAGTAGAAGTCTAGGTTGAGTAATAACCATTATTCTTCAGAATACTACACCTATAACAGTGATTTTACATATATTTGACTCTTACAACATGAACTAGGTATCTAGAGGTGCAGCTTCACTTTTATTTTAGACGAGTGCCTCGACTATACTTCCTCTTTTTGCATGAGCACAGAAAGCTTCCTTCAGTGTGTCAGCTGCTGAATTTGCTTGGTTGTGTTGGGAAATAGGTCACCCTtgttcttcttcaagttcagatTTTGATTTCCAATGAATCTCTAGTAGACCAACAAGAGATGCTTCTCATATTTATATGACAGTTCCATCTTTAATTGTAGCTTTCTCTGCTACAATGGTTAATCCTGCCCTTATGTAGAATCCTTCCTCCGGTCTATCTGCTTCTTGAACACCCTGAGTTTCAATGAAATGAACAGCAGTGAGAGTGTAACTCTAAAAATATCGCTCAATCAATCAATTATGCCTCAATAAACAAACTAGTTGGCCTCAGGAATATAAGCCCTCTATTTGTTCCGCTCTATAACTCCAATAATATCTTTACTAgttgaaatttgaaaattaaGATGCAAAGAAAATCTATGCTGCTCGGACTCGTTATTTTTAGTATATTTGAAAGAATCTACATGAAGTATCGACACCCTTTCACGCCCTTTAGACATCGGTATTGTGAAGACAAATGAAGGATTCGTGCAACATAGCATAAAAGAAGGTCCAAGGAGGACGGGAAAAAGCTTACATCTTTATTCATGATCACAACATCCTTTCCTATCTTTGCATTCTTGTCAATGATACAATTCCTGTATGAGGAAAACCATGATCGAATTGTAAGAATTTTTTAGTGTCATATAAGTCTCCTGAAATAATCACTGTTAAATTCAATGTCCATTTAccttatttttgtgttttctcCAACTCCAATTGGTACCTTCCCCTCTGCTAGCAGCGATGCAATCTCAGATTCTGTTTGGTAATAATCTGCTCCCATCATCAGAGTATCCTGAAATGGGAGTAAAACCGGTGTTTGAGGTCCATAGTGTACAAGAAAATGCACTAGAAACAAAAGCGCATTTTGCATgaattgagagaaaataaatgcaTATGTTAAGGTACATGCAAACCTTCAGTTCAACACCACAATCTAAGCGCGATCTTTCACCCACTATGGAGTGATCCACTGAACATTCGCGCAAGAAGCACCCATGAGAGATTATGGCATCCTTAATCTGAAAACCAGCAAAAGAAATATATCAGAATCTAGAAAAGAACTGTTAATGCAAAACACTTGCTCTATTTATCTACTTACCTTGCAGTTGTCAATCTTGGTTGGTGGAAGGAACCTAGGAGATGTGTAAAAAGGTGTTTTTGGATCGTAAAATTCGAACTTTGGAGACTGCAATGGAAAACCAATCAGTTGGATTATGTACTGATTTAAAATCACCTAAGATAAATTTCTAAAAGATGAGGACAAGTTCATTGCATATGATGAGTAGCATAAAGGGAAATTTGCAACATGCCTCTGCAGTGAGGGCCAAGTTAGCATCATAAAAAGATTTTATTGTTCCTATGTCCTCCCAGTAGTCTCTGAATATGTATGCCTGAAAAGATATCATAAATTTAGGTAAAACTACAGCTAATTTTTCAGTTGCATAACCAGTGAACTCATACGCAAATATAATTTCAATAGGAAGATCCAAGATCCTTTACTTGAACATTGTGCTCATTTATAGCTGCTGGTATAATTTCAGAGCCGAAATCATTAGCTGTAGGATATCTCCATTTCAGTAGCTTCAACAATACATCTGTTTTGAATACATAAACCCCCATTGAAGCGATATAAGGGGATCTCTTCGCTTCTTGTGGAGATAATCCAATAAGAGTAGTATCTACTTGCTGCAGTGCGAAAAAAGAACAGTAATCAGGTCAAGTCTCATCAACAGATAATGAATTGAATTATGTAGGAGAACCAGTCTGAATGTTGAATTAGATAACTTGGAATTACTAAATTGAATTtgcctttcttttgttttctgaATCTCGCATTCTCATAAAAGGATGGGTTTAGGGTCTAATCAAATGATCATATCCTGCTATACTTATGCTGGTTGATTTAACACTGACATGTATAAAGAAATCAGCACAAATcataaaagaaaagagttcaaCTACACCTACCATTGCTTTTAGATCAAAACCTTTTGGTTTTTCAGCAAACTGGACAACTCTGCCTCTACTGTCAATCTTGACCAGCCCAAAATCTGATGCTCGGCTGAAAAGATGAAGCTTAAACTCAGCCTAATGCAATCACAATGAGGTATAAAGAGAAGTCTTGTTTTTTACTTTAAAAAATGCATATTGTATCCAAATATAACATTAAAGTAGAAACATTATTCTCCCTCTTATTTCTGATCACTCAATTCACTTAACGTGAAGAAACCATAGCTAATTGCTTATTGGTAATGATGAAAAATCAAATCATAGAAATTTAAACAAACCTGTCGCAGGCAGGTGCACATGAAAGAGTAATATCAGAATTCCGGTCGATATGGTTCTGTTTGAAGGAGACAGTCAGAAACTTTTCTTAAACAAGAATGAGGGTATAGGTATAGTGAAAATGGACATACCTGCACCAAGTCCATATAATCCATCCGATAAAGATGATCCCCAGATAATATAAGGATATTATCAACATCTTTGTTCTTGGCATCCTGCAAGAATTGTTGCAACTGTAATCACAAAAATACTAGTACATAATAACCAATTCAAGAAACAATAAAGAAAATTGAAATTTTCCCCATAAATTATATCAGGTCAACAGAAGAGAAGTGGTGGATTAGTGTCCTCAAAAGTCTTAGAGACTAACCTCAAAAACCCATATAAATTGTCTAACAGCATCTGCAGTTCCTTGAAACCATTTTTTCCCAGTTTCCCCAGGTGTCTGAGTTGCAGCCAACACCTGTTTTATGAAGGAATTCCTTTTCAGTCAGTAAAACAAACCAAGAACACAGATAAAACAAAAGAGCAAATCATCCGAAGTTGTTGCATTGTTGAAAATTTAGTTTGAACAAATCAGTTGGAGCACTAGAAAAGTCCCATATTTATTAGCTCACCCGTGATATCTAACAAACACGACAAAACAAACATGGGACTCTAATACGGGTTCTTTCAGGAAATTCATAAATACAGTCTCTAACCTCAACAAATCCATCTCCAAAGCTCACACCATTGCCAAAATATGTTCGAGCAATGTGACGATTCAAGGGAGCAGAATTGTACTGGGTCAGCACAAAAATCTTGTTAATACCACTGTTGATACAGTTGCTCATTGGGATGTCTATTAGCCTGTAGCATCCTCCAACCGGTACCTGATATCATGTGGCACAAAATATCAGAATCTTTAAAAAATGACCGATATAGAGAACATCAACTTGCGATCTTGTACACCTGTTCTCCATCTATTTCTAGTCGATCTGTTTAAGATATAAATCAACTAATAATACAACAAGAAAAATCCTAGCACATCCTaaacaaaaaggtaaaaatatgaaATATACACAGATGGTCCAATTTCCCCTTAATAAACAATAAATTCAACTAGGACGAAATATCAGAGATTTAACTAGGACATTAAGTCATCTATAATATAAGTAAGTTGATGAGCTGCAAAGATAGATATCTTACAGCAGGGGTTGCAGCTCTACTTGTAAGTGGAAATAACTTGGTCCCTGCACCTCCTCCTAGTATGACTGAAGCCACATTCTTTGGATTTGCCCGTCGTCTGTCAAAACGTGGTGCCTCTACAGTCTACACAGATCCAACAAACATTCACAATCAGAGGCTGATGGAGCCTATATATTGTAGGCTCAACCAAACACAGTATTTTCAACATGAACCAAAATATATCGTAAAAAACTAGTACTAAAATTTCAACAAATATTATTAGCAACACATAGTTTCAAAAGTGCAGTGAGTTCAACGCTAGAAATCTTGAATGTTGGACGCCTCCATTCATAGTATATTTCATATCACAGATATCAACTTGTTTCTACATGAAACACAAATATATAGCAAAAAACTACTAAAATTTCAACAAATATTATTTCGAAAGTACAGTGAACTCAGTGATTAAACGTTGGACCGATCAAGTTTAAATCTTGGATCCATCTCTGCTCAGAGTACAGTTCATATTATATATATCAACTTCTTTCCACCAAATCTACAACACTACTGTGGCATTA
Proteins encoded in this window:
- the LOC104215019 gene encoding glucose-1-phosphate adenylyltransferase large subunit 1, whose translation is MDTCFVALKSTAHLGRVSKGGFENGEKEFLGEQIRGSLNNNNLRVNNLSKSLKLEKKESKIKPGVAFSVITTENGKETLTVEAPRFDRRRANPKNVASVILGGGAGTKLFPLTSRAATPAVPVGGCYRLIDIPMSNCINSGINKIFVLTQYNSAPLNRHIARTYFGNGVSFGDGFVEVLAATQTPGETGKKWFQGTADAVRQFIWVFEDAKNKDVDNILILSGDHLYRMDYMDLVQNHIDRNSDITLSCAPACDSRASDFGLVKIDSRGRVVQFAEKPKGFDLKAMQVDTTLIGLSPQEAKRSPYIASMGVYVFKTDVLLKLLKWRYPTANDFGSEIIPAAINEHNVQAYIFRDYWEDIGTIKSFYDANLALTAESPKFEFYDPKTPFYTSPRFLPPTKIDNCKIKDAIISHGCFLRECSVDHSIVGERSRLDCGVELKDTLMMGADYYQTESEIASLLAEGKVPIGVGENTKIRNCIIDKNAKIGKDVVIMNKDGVQEADRPEEGFYIRAGLTIVAEKATIKDGTVI